In Bacillota bacterium, the DNA window AGGTAAATAAGCAGCTTCTCTTAACAAAAATGTTGCCTCCTTTGCTTTACCTTTTTGACTTGCTTAGTATTGGATTAAAACTTTAATGGGATAATCTTTTAGTTTGTCTCTGCCTTTTAAATCGATAAGTTCAATTAAAAAGCCAAGTCCTACGACTTTTGCGCCGGTTTCTTCTACTAATTTGATGGAAGCTTCCATGGTGCCACCTGTTGCGAGTAAGTCGTCCATAATAACGACGTTATCTCCCTTTTTAACGGCATCTTTGTGGATGCATAAGACATTACTTCCATACTCTAAATCGTAGGCGTAAGATAAAACTTCTCGAGGAAGTTTTCCGGGTTTTCTTACCGGTACAAAGCCCGCACTAAGCATGCAAGCAACTGGTGCACCGATAATGAAACCTCTCGCGTCTGGTCCTACTACTACGTTTGCGTGTAAGCTTTTGGCAAAATCGGCTAATTCTTGTACTGCTTGATGAAAAGCAGCTCCATCACCGATTAACGGAGTTATGTCCTTAAATTGAATGCCTTCAATTGGAAAATTTGGGACGTTTTTAATATAAGATTCAAAGTTCATGTTATGCCTCCAATAGGTTAAGTAGATATTTTTTTATAACGTAGATTGGTTCTGTATAAAGCCAATCAATCCTTTCTTTTAAAGCAACTAATTCAAGGTACTTTTTCGAACGGTTCAATTCTTGTTTTTCATTTGATGGAAGTCTA includes these proteins:
- a CDS encoding adenine phosphoribosyltransferase → MNFESYIKNVPNFPIEGIQFKDITPLIGDGAAFHQAVQELADFAKSLHANVVVGPDARGFIIGAPVACMLSAGFVPVRKPGKLPREVLSYAYDLEYGSNVLCIHKDAVKKGDNVVIMDDLLATGGTMEASIKLVEETGAKVVGLGFLIELIDLKGRDKLKDYPIKVLIQY